One stretch of Astatotilapia calliptera chromosome 3, fAstCal1.2, whole genome shotgun sequence DNA includes these proteins:
- the LOC113018873 gene encoding poly [ADP-ribose] polymerase 14-like has product MDQYPYPLFFEATDFTDREKEKVRRYFQKRRDSGGGDCGNLEKLGGSVYKICFKEKEDQDRVLQRKFHTITLPSGEVRLTVSRTSSPQTSDQPSTSQSLISRNPNIKGLEKTFRIDVFLMFFLRDNCKAYKFLEKQLSSIGCTVELNFDEEEVLVRGEVDKGPGGGFGGAAEKWEYQVDQVFVQLTETYLCYHVLEPKQMKMVLQDSAFKTDDIKVYTESGYAVVVGEVDGMKEKIAILEKSLPTKKEVPIVEKKFKLIEEEYNREMRANCPEVAIIRGSAMITLEGPDKEVQSGAAKLVELIKNVKEKSVKFPTALLTFMKTSDAIPKYQTRFQQSLRNPVFFEVGADLVLSSLSSDALNEAEAAVMRDFKVTTVQLQGAIDLNRLKEILMKAKNEANSREFRVDISYMPGARGTSTTNVQLVGYSENVAKLNEVLHDFQLNQVATLEAINLLHPEMVDCFNKILDLIGMKQTKVTLQASHFPNPCVLVSGPRCHVQEVKEALTSTLDSVVVDTLTLDGPGAQQYFQEEGKVTKELIEGSCHVIIREKQTAATPNVQRPRNTSRLSDTPRSLSHSSSMYSTVGNSAINRTNLKIKLSSLENEQADVLVVPMLNKQLTSTNIGNSFLAKAGNILKLKFDSVLASCALAPGDVQLVDAPPSLGCSKIFFIECLPWDGVRGKSVQALGNGLKKCLKLCVRQNFGSVAIPIIGAGVILKYPLREAIQVLTDVIHQFGLSASSGSLTNIHIVIKPGYPDSEECYHDVYKQLSLNMNQGGQAIFRSLTSDLDDIIMTVGSAVKLHVVFGDITNETTDAVVNTTNFKSFDLDGVCKDILTVAGPEVEAKLKAAKVNRGQIFETQSGNFPCKTILHVHGKQDEVLIEQLVCGIMRYCEIHKYNSVAIPAMCAGAGGLNPAIVAGAILRGIKSSASIMTSLTNIRLVLIKIDVFLTFKEEAMQMYSPAVINRVLPVLPVLPVQVQQQQPPLSVSAYLSSLHISSTSQQSVFTFLGLSKKDVDDAMEKLKHQYHTQCSSNTFSKEELEPLDQDDMMELKELVESEGLFMQTDQAGTLTVSGLKGGVTRVMQKMNQCQLMGLANEVRVREEEELYHRVVWCILAHNGNWERLPRTANHQLENNELTEGITDAQGLVWEVNLQMMVATQQLNRQAMKLKRLENLTDFTFPLYWDSMAASESMKVIPLESSSPEYQTVKEAFKRTVTKTVMKIERLQNVHLRRAYEAQKKLISDKNAQEGGAGEKLLYHGTTQDNCDSIMKTGFNRRFAGQNATSYGRGTYFAVKASYSAHPTYSKPAADGSQLMFVARVLTGVYTLGQSDMMVPPPRDPQQPHDRYDSVVDRIDNPSMYVVFHDNQAYPDYLITFK; this is encoded by the exons ATGGATCAATATCCGTATCCACTGTTTTTTGAAGCCACTGActttacagacagagagaaggagaaagtgaGGAGATACTTTCAGAAAAGGCGAGACTCCGGGGGTGGCGACTGTGGAAATCTTGAAAAACTCGGAGGAAGCGTTTATAAAATCTGTTTCAAGGAAAAAGAAG ATCAAGACAGAGTTTTGCAGAGGAAGTTTCACACCATCACTCTTCCGAGTGGAGAAGTGCGGCTGACCGTGAGCCGGACAAGTTCACCACAGACCTCTGACCAGCCATCGACAAGCCAATCACTG aTCTCTAGAAACCCAAACATAAAAGGTCTTGAGAAGACTTTCAGGATAGATGTTTTCCTGATGTTTTTCCTGAGAGACAACTGTAAAGCATACAAATTTTTGGAAAAACAACTGTCTTCAATCGGCTGCACAGTGGAGCTAAATTTTGATGAAGAGGAGGTTTTGGTTAGAGGGGAGGTTGACAAGGGTCCAGGAGGAGGATTTGGTGGTGCTGCAGAGAAATGGGAGTATCAGGTGGATCAGGTCTTCGTCCAGCTCACCGAAACCTACCTCTGCTATCATGTGCTTGAACCAAAACAGATGAAAATGGTACTGCAGGACTCGGCCTTTAAGACAGATGATATCAAAGTTTACACAGAGAGTGGCTATGCTGTGGTTGTAGGAGAGGTTGATGGCATGAAGGAGAAGATTGCAATTCTGGAAAAAAGCCTACCCACCAAAAAGGAAGTGCCAATTGTGGAGAAGAAGTTCAAGCTCATAGAAGAAGAGTACAATCGAGAAATGCGTGCTAATTGTCCAGAGGTTGCAATCATCAGAGGTAGTGCCATGATCACTTTGGAGGGCCCTGACAAAGAGGTGCAGTCAGGAGCTGCAAAACTGGTTGAACTGATTAAGAACGTAAAGGAGAAGAGCGTTAAGTTCCCTACAGCTTTGCTAACCTTCATGAAGACCAGTGATGCCATCCCAAAATACCAAACTCGCTTCCAGCAGAGCCTCAGAAACCCTGTTTTCTTTGAGGTGGGTGCAGATCTGGTTCTGTCCAGTTTGTCCTCTGATGCTCTGAATGAGGCCGAGGCAGCAGTAATGAGAGACTTTAAAGTGACCACTGTACAGCTGCAGGGTGCAATAGATCTCAACAGGTTGAAAGAAATTCTGATGAAAGCCAAGAACGAGGCAAACAGTAGAGAGTTCAGAGTGGACATCAGCTACATGCCAGGCGCCAGGGGAACCTCAACAACCAACGTCCAACTGGTGGGCTACAGTGAAAATGTGGCCAAGCTCAATGAAGTTCTTCATGACTTCCAGTTGAATCAAGTTGCAACTCTAGAAGCCATCAATCTGCTTCATCCTGAAATGGTCgactgttttaataaaatcttAGACTTGATTGGCATGAAGCAGACCAAGGTGACCTTACAAGcctcacattttccaaatcCTTGTGTGTTGGTGTCTGGTCCTCGATGTCATGTTCAGGAGGTCAAGGAGGCCCTAACATCAACTCTAGACAGTGTTGTAGTAGACACTTTGACTCTAGATGGACCAGGGGCTCAGCAGTACTTCCAGGAAGAGGGTAAAGTGACTAAAGAGCTGATAGAGGGTTCCTGTCACGTCATTATCCGAGAGAAGCAAACTGCAGCCACCCCAAACGTGCAAAGACCACGAAACACCAGCAGACTCAGCGACACACCTAGATCTCtcagccacagcagcagcatgtaCAGCACAGTTGGAAACTCTGCAATCAACAGAACAAACCTGAAGATCAAACTCAGCAGTTTAGAAAATGAACAG GCGGATGTTCTGGTGGTCCCCATGCTCAACAAACAGCTAACTTCGACAAATATTGGCAACAGTTTTTTGGCCAAAGCTGGGAATatattaaagttaaagtttgatTCAGTCTTAGCCAGTTGTGCCCTCGCCCCTGGTGATGTTCAGCTGGTTGATGCACCTCCATCTCTGGGCTGCTCCAAGATTTTCTTCATTGAGTGCTTGCCTTGGGACGGAGTAAGAGGAAAGAGCGTTCAG GCTCTTGGTAATGGTCTAAAAAAGTGTCTGAAGCTTTGTGTACGGCAGAATTTTGGTTCAGTGGCCATTCCAATCATTGGGGCAggtgttattttaaaataccCGCTGAGAGAAGCCATTCAAGTGTTGACTGACGTCATTCACCAGTTTGGATTATCTGCATCCTCTGGATCTCTTACAAACATCCACATTGTCATTAAACCTGGTTACCCTGATTCTGAGGAG TGCTACCACGATGTCTACAAACAGCTCAGCTTAAATATGAACCAGGGAGGCCAAG CAATCTTCAGGTCCCTCACCAGCGACCTAGATGACATCATCATGACAGTGGGAAGCGCGGTTAAACTACACGTGGTGTTTGGTGACATCACTAATGAGACTACAGATGCTGTGGTGAACACAACCAACTTCAAAAGTTTTGACCTTG ATGGAGTATGCAAAGACATCTTAACTGTAGCTGGTCCAGAGGTGGAAGCTAAACTGAAAGCAG CAAAAGTGAATCGAGGACAAATTTTCGAGACCCAGTCTGGAAACTTCCCATGTAAAACTATTTTACACGTGCATGGGAAACAGGATGAGGTCCTCATTGAACAACTTGTGTGTGGTATCATGCGTTATTGTGAAATTCATAAATACAACTCAGTGGCAATTCCTGCCATGTGTGCTG GAGCTGGAGGGTTAAATCCTGCGATTGTAGCAGGAGCCATTCTTCGAGGGATCAAGTCATCTGCATCAATCATGACCAGCCTCACCAACATCCGTCTCGTCCTGATTAAGATTGATGTCTTCTTGACTTTTAAAGAGGAAGCGATGCAGATGTATTCCCCAGCTGTCATCAACAGAG TACTTCCAGTACTTCCAGTACTTCCAGTTCAAGTACAGCAACAACAGCCTCCTCTTTCTGTGAGTGCATACCTCAGCAGTCTCCATATCAGCTCTACAAGTCAGCAGTCTGTCTTCACGTTCCTGGGTCTTTCCAAAAAAGACGTTGACGATGCTATGGAAAAGCTGAAGCATCAATATCACACACAGTGCTCCAGTAACACCTTCTCAAAGGAGGAACTGGAACCCCTCGACCAGGACGACATGATGGAGCTGAAGGAGCTGGTGGAGTCTGAGGGTTTATTCATGCAAACAGATCAGGCTGGCACCCTAACAGTGAGCGGGCTAAAAGGCGGGGTCACCCGGGTGATGCAGAAAATGAATCAGTGTCAATTAATGGGTCTTGCTAATGAGGTGAGAgtcagggaggaggaggaattgTACCATCGAGTTGTTTGGTGCATCCTGGCACATAACGGAAACTGGGAAAGACTTCCCAGAACAGCCAATCACCAACTGGAAAACAACGAATTAACAGAAGGAATAACAGATGCACAGGGACTCGTATGGGAGGTTAATCTACAGATGATGGTGGCCACACAGCAACTGAACAGACAGGCGATGAAGCTAAAGCGACTTGAGAATCTGACAG ACTTTACTTTCCCTCTGTACTGGGACAGCATGGCTGCCAGTGAAAGTATGAAGGTCATTCCCCTGGAGTCTTCTTCTCCAGAGTACCAGACAGTGAAGGAGGCCTTCAAACGAACTGTCACCAAAACTGTGATGAAG ATTGAGCGTTTGCAGAACGTTCACCTGCGTCGCGCCTATGAAGCACAGAAGAAGCTCATTTCTGATAAGAATGCACAGGAGGGAGGAGCAGGGGAGAAACTTCTGTACCACGGGACGACCCAGGACAATTGCGACTCCATAATGAAAACTGGATTCAACAGGCGCTTTGCTGGGCAAAATG CAACTTCATACGGTCGTGGGACCTACTTTGCTGTAAAAGCCAGCTACTCAGCCCACCCCACCTACTCCAAGCCAGCTGCTGATGGTTCTCAGTTAATGTTCGTCGCCCGAGTCCTCACAGGCGTCTACACTCTGGGCCAAAGTGATATGATGGTGCCTCCACCTCGAGACCCCCAGCAGCCTCACGACCGCTATGACAGTGTGGTAGACAGAATAGATAACCCCAGCATGTATGTTGTGTTTCATGACAACCAAGCGTACCCTGACTACCTCATCACGTTCAAGTGA